The following is a genomic window from Candidatus Nealsonbacteria bacterium CG07_land_8_20_14_0_80_39_13.
CAACTCATTCATTCTTTCTTTCATTTTTTCGTATTTTTTTCCGTATTTTTTTAATTTTTTTTGATTTCTTTTATTTTTTTCCTTTTCATTTTGCCGTCTCACAACATCATTCTTTAAGTCTGACGCCTCTGTCTTCCATAGTCCTTTTGGGCGCTATGTGCACGTTCTGGAAATTCTATTCTATAATGTCATGATAAGCGTTCAAACGCCTTCTCAAAGGCGACTCAACGCTTATCACGACTATTTTTAAAGAACTTTAAATATTAAAAATAAATTAGCATACCTTGACTTTAATGTCAATAGTTTGTCAAGAAAAAACAATAGGGGGCGACTCAATGAGTCGCCCCCCCCCTCTTAGTAATTTTCGCAATATCAAAATTTCAGAATATCAGCAATTTAATTAACCTTTCAAATTGGGGAGGACTTCTTCTTTGATCTTTCTGGCTCCCTTTTTCACTTTAGCGATGTATTTATCTTTGTATTTTTTCAGCTGTCTTTCCAATTCGTTTTTTGTTTCATTGATGGCCAATTTCAAATCCCCTGAAGTTGCTTTCGCCCTCAATCCCCGCCCCGGCAGTTTCAATTGAGCTTCGGCTCTGAAAATTTCCCCCTGCAAATGATGATCTGTTGTCTTTTCAATCTCCACCCATATTTCTGCTGTCGGCTTTTCCTTCCCGCCTGGAGCTGAAAAACCCTTTTCATCTTCCTCAAGTAAATTTAAAAATTTTTTTAGAGAACCCATTTTCTCCTCAATGTAAGCATTAAGAGCTCCGCTTGATTTGATATTTGTCGCTTTGGTTATGATACGCATAGTTTTTTTATTTTTTATTTTCCCCGCCAAGGCGGGGTCGGCCTCTGGCCGAAATTCTTAATTGATATTCAGCGACCTATTTAACCTTATAACATAACCACCTCTTCTTCAAGTACTATATTAAATTTTTCCTTAACTTCCTTTTTTACCAAATCAATAAGAGCTATAACGTCTTTCGCTTCCGCTCCTCCAAGATTGATTATAAAATTAGCGTGCTTTTCTGAAATTTGAGCCTGGCCGATTGTTTTCCCCTTCAGTCCGCATCTTTCAATCAGAGCTCCTGCCCGCCACAATTTTTCGCTTTGCGAAAATTTGGGCGGGCCGGCTGTTGGATTTTTAAAAATACTGCCGGCTGACGGATAAATTAAGGGCTGAAAATTTCTTCTATGCTCAAGATGCTCTTCTGTTTTTTTTGCCTGTTTTTCTATTTCTTCTTTACTGCCTTTCCTTAATTCAATCTCCGCTGAAAGAATTATCAAATTCCCATTATGTTTAAATAGGCTATCTCTATAACTAAATCCGCACTCTTTTTTATTTAAAATTACAGTTTCAATTTTGGAATTTGAGATTTTTAATATTTCTACGGTTTTGACATTATCTGCCATACAGCCTCCAAACGCTCCTGCATTGCCCCTGATAGCTCCCCCGACTGTCCCCGGCACCCCAGCCACCCATTCTATGCCGGTCAACCCATTTTTAGCCGCCTCGCTGACCAATCTCGCCAAAGACGCTCCCGCCCCAGCCGTAACAAAACAATTTGAAATTTGAATTTTGGATTTGATTTGACATTTGATATTTGACATTTGGATTTTAATAACTATCCCCTCATATCCTTCATCTCTCACCAGCGTATTGCTCCCGCCTCCAAGAATAAAAAATGGAATACTGTTTTCCTTGGCCCAACTTATCGCTCTGATCAATTCCTCTTTTGTTTCGGCAACAAAAAAATACTTAGCCGGACCGCCAATTCTGAAAGTGGTGTGATCTTTCAATAAAACATTTTTTTTGATTCCCTTTAATTCCTCCATATTCATCATTTTAACACAAAATACATATCGAAAAAAATTGCTTTTATCGGTTTTTACAGTTAAAATATAAAAGGACGGATGTAGCACTCACTATTGACTTAATATTGGAGTCTACTCATCCGTCCATCGGAAACAGAAAACCCCGCGCATAAATTATGCGCGGGGTTTTCATTTCTAAATAATTTATTGCTCACCGCTCATCATTTTGTTTATCTTGGCTCTTGTCCCTGCCCCGACAAAACCGGTCGCTGTTTTTAATCCTAAAGGAGTTAAAATTTCAGCCACATATTTCTCCTGAAAACGACCAACTGCATTTTTTGTCAAAGTGAAAAAATTCCCGCTGACAACTCCCTCGGGATAAATTTCACTCCCTTGGGCTTTCAAAAATTCCTGAAGGCATTTGACATCAGAATCATTATTCAAGCCAAAGGAAAGATTTTTCCCCAATTCCTTGCAGGAAAAAGAACTTGGCTCTTTTGAGGTTTCCGGCTTCTGCGGGGTTTCAATTTGCGCCAATCTTTCTTTAAGCTGGCCAAGAAGCTTTTCTATTTCTGAAATTTTTGCCAAAACTTCCTGTTTCGACATATTCGAAACCGGCTTTTCAAAGGGATTGGAACTTTGAGTTTTTTCTTCCGCCGGAACCAGCGAAACTTCCCAGAAAAACGGAAATGACGGTTCAGGATTTACAAACCCGGATATCTTGCTTTGAATGGAGGGAATAATAATGACTGAATTAATACCGGCTCCAAAATCGGAAACTGAAATTTCTCCGATTTGGTAGCTGTTCAATTGGAAAAATTTAAGGACGCGGACGCCGGAAGAATCAATGGAGATATAAGGAACCTTGAAAAGATTTTCCGGATTGCCGACAAATTTCACTTTCAATGTGCCTTTCCCTCCAATAAATTTAATCCAGCTCCCTGACCAATTCTTAACGAAATTGGAAACGCCCAAAGTGCTCGCCCCGTTTAAGGGCAGAAAATTAACAGAGGGTATGATTTTTAATCCGGTCAAATTTTTATTTTTATAGCAATATCTTTCCCCCAAAGAACAATCATTAACCGCCATGGCAATGGTCCAATTGGTGAAAACTTGAGAAAAATCTTCCTTGAAGCCGTTATTTTTCAGGGCAATGTCAATGGAATTAATTCCTGTTTCTTTCATCCT
Proteins encoded in this region:
- the raiA gene encoding ribosomal subunit interface protein, whose amino-acid sequence is MRIITKATNIKSSGALNAYIEEKMGSLKKFLNLLEEDEKGFSAPGGKEKPTAEIWVEIEKTTDHHLQGEIFRAEAQLKLPGRGLRAKATSGDLKLAINETKNELERQLKKYKDKYIAKVKKGARKIKEEVLPNLKG
- a CDS encoding UDP-N-acetylenolpyruvoylglucosamine reductase, translated to MMNMEELKGIKKNVLLKDHTTFRIGGPAKYFFVAETKEELIRAISWAKENSIPFFILGGGSNTLVRDEGYEGIVIKIQMSNIKCQIKSKIQISNCFVTAGAGASLARLVSEAAKNGLTGIEWVAGVPGTVGGAIRGNAGAFGGCMADNVKTVEILKISNSKIETVILNKKECGFSYRDSLFKHNGNLIILSAEIELRKGSKEEIEKQAKKTEEHLEHRRNFQPLIYPSAGSIFKNPTAGPPKFSQSEKLWRAGALIERCGLKGKTIGQAQISEKHANFIINLGGAEAKDVIALIDLVKKEVKEKFNIVLEEEVVML